From the genome of Flavobacterium luteolum, one region includes:
- a CDS encoding efflux RND transporter periplasmic adaptor subunit — translation MKSNIIKSTAILFTALVVLSCEKKKEETAKAEIEPKVETFALAKEKLTTELRLPAELTGFQQVDLYAKVSSFVKLLKVDIGSKVKKGQLLIVLEAPEISSQLAAAESRLKSMEAIYATSKSTYNRLYETSKVEGTISKNDLEMASGKKNSDYAQLQAAIAAHKEIAIMRGYLEIRAPFDGVVAARNVNLGTFVGPAGKGSDLPLLTIQEQSKLRLAVSVPELYTGYLHPGDEMSFNVKSLPDTFTAKITRMSGALDLKLRSERVEMDVHNTKGNLLPGMVAEVLLPLNAKDSTFVVPKSAVVSSAEGIYVVKVVNHKATRVDIKKGREIEDKIEIFGDLTPNDKLVKIASEETKEGDVINE, via the coding sequence ATGAAAAGTAACATTATAAAATCTACAGCGATACTATTTACAGCTTTGGTTGTACTAAGCTGTGAAAAGAAAAAAGAAGAAACTGCGAAAGCAGAAATTGAACCTAAAGTTGAAACTTTCGCTTTAGCGAAAGAAAAACTAACAACAGAATTGCGTTTGCCAGCAGAATTAACAGGTTTTCAACAAGTTGATTTGTATGCAAAAGTGAGCAGTTTTGTAAAATTATTAAAAGTTGATATTGGTTCTAAAGTGAAAAAAGGACAGCTTTTGATTGTTTTAGAAGCTCCAGAAATTAGTTCGCAATTGGCTGCAGCCGAATCGAGATTGAAATCTATGGAAGCGATTTACGCAACGAGCAAAAGTACTTACAACCGTTTGTACGAAACAAGCAAGGTTGAAGGAACGATTTCTAAAAACGATTTAGAAATGGCTAGCGGAAAAAAGAATTCTGATTACGCTCAACTTCAAGCTGCAATTGCGGCTCATAAAGAAATTGCGATTATGAGAGGATATCTTGAAATTCGTGCGCCTTTTGATGGTGTTGTAGCGGCTAGAAATGTGAATTTAGGAACATTTGTTGGCCCGGCAGGAAAAGGATCTGATTTGCCTTTATTAACTATTCAAGAACAAAGCAAATTACGTTTGGCGGTTTCTGTTCCAGAATTGTACACAGGATATTTGCACCCAGGCGACGAAATGAGTTTTAATGTAAAATCTCTACCAGATACTTTTACAGCAAAAATTACAAGAATGTCTGGCGCTTTAGATTTAAAACTGCGTTCTGAAAGAGTTGAAATGGATGTTCACAACACCAAAGGAAATTTATTGCCTGGAATGGTTGCCGAAGTTTTATTACCGCTTAACGCGAAAGACAGCACATTTGTAGTACCAAAATCGGCAGTAGTAAGTTCTGCAGAAGGAATATATGTGGTAAAAGTAGTAAACCACAAAGCAACAAGAGTTGACATTAAAAAAGGAAGAGAAATCGAAGATAAAATTGAAATTTTCGGCGACTTAACTCCAAACGATAAACTGGTAAAAATTGCCAGCGAAGAAACTAAGGAAGGCGATGTCATAAACGAATAA
- a CDS encoding TolC family protein, protein MYFKKITLLFLLIFASIGYAQTLSLKEALKIGLENYGSIRAKNNYTNASKETLKQSRRDYLPNLNLSAQQDYGTVNGQNGPLYGFGGLGVASSGLPLPEQNWNSAFGALYLVNMNWDFFTFGKTQEKINLSKIDVQAKEKDLQQEKFQQEIKISAAYLNLLASQRLLISQQKNLDRAEVFKKTAVARVKNGLLAGVDSTLATAEVSKAKIALNLARNFVKEQNNKLVDLMGVAPQDFVTDTLFVTQIPKELVTKETAPDSLHPLLQFYKTKIDYSNQQVKLYKRFYYPTMSAFGVLQTRASGFDNSYATNQNAFTRNYWDGVNPDRTNYLVGVGITWNLTTPFRSSKQVSAQKFVSQALQEEYNQADRELKSQLTFAEDKIKITLENYAEAPIQVDAAKRAYIQKSTLYKNGLTDLTDLTQTMFTLNRAEIDRDIVNNNVWQSYLLKVAATGNFDLFINEF, encoded by the coding sequence ATGTATTTCAAAAAAATTACCTTATTATTTTTATTGATTTTTGCCTCAATCGGTTATGCTCAAACCCTGTCTTTAAAAGAAGCATTAAAGATAGGTCTTGAAAACTACGGTTCTATCCGAGCAAAAAACAATTACACCAATGCATCAAAAGAGACTCTAAAACAATCTCGCCGTGATTACCTGCCAAACCTTAACTTATCGGCACAGCAGGATTACGGAACCGTAAACGGACAAAACGGACCGCTTTATGGTTTTGGAGGTTTAGGAGTTGCTTCATCAGGACTTCCGTTACCAGAGCAAAACTGGAACTCGGCTTTTGGCGCGCTTTATTTAGTCAACATGAACTGGGATTTTTTCACTTTCGGAAAAACACAGGAAAAAATCAATTTATCTAAAATTGATGTTCAGGCTAAAGAAAAAGATTTACAGCAGGAAAAATTCCAGCAGGAAATCAAAATTTCGGCTGCTTATTTAAATCTATTGGCTAGCCAAAGATTGCTGATTTCGCAGCAAAAAAACTTAGATCGCGCAGAAGTCTTCAAAAAGACAGCTGTTGCGAGAGTTAAAAACGGATTATTGGCCGGAGTAGATTCTACATTGGCTACAGCCGAAGTTTCTAAAGCTAAAATCGCTTTAAACTTAGCCAGAAACTTTGTTAAGGAACAAAACAACAAATTAGTCGATTTAATGGGCGTTGCGCCACAGGATTTTGTAACCGATACACTTTTTGTAACTCAGATTCCGAAAGAATTGGTAACAAAAGAAACTGCGCCAGATAGCCTTCACCCATTATTACAATTTTATAAAACCAAAATCGATTACAGCAATCAGCAGGTTAAATTATACAAACGTTTTTATTATCCAACGATGAGCGCTTTTGGGGTTTTACAAACCAGAGCTTCAGGATTTGATAATTCGTACGCAACCAATCAAAATGCTTTTACAAGAAATTATTGGGATGGCGTAAATCCAGATCGCACCAATTATTTGGTTGGAGTTGGAATTACGTGGAATTTAACCACGCCTTTCAGATCAAGCAAACAAGTAAGCGCTCAGAAATTTGTTTCTCAAGCTTTGCAGGAAGAATACAATCAGGCCGATAGAGAATTGAAATCGCAACTGACATTTGCCGAAGATAAAATCAAAATTACTTTGGAAAATTATGCAGAAGCGCCAATTCAGGTCGATGCCGCAAAAAGAGCTTACATTCAGAAATCGACGTTGTACAAAAATGGTTTAACCGATTTAACTGATTTAACTCAAACCATGTTTACGCTAAATCGCGCTGAAATCGATCGAGATATTGTCAATAACAATGTGTGGCAATCGTACTTATTAAAAGTCGCTGCAACAGGAAATTTTGACTTATTTATAAATGAATTTTAA
- a CDS encoding SDR family oxidoreductase, whose protein sequence is MAVNTKIALVTGGSRGLGKNMAIAIAKKGLDVIITYNSKKEEADLVVKEIESLGQKAASLQLNVAESSTFDSFFKEVESTLKITFKTDKFDFLVNNAGIGIHNSFIGTTEAEFDQLTNIQFKGPFFLTQKGLNVMNDGGGIVNISTGLARFSFPGYAAYASMKGAMETLTKYQAKELGARKIRANIVAPGAIETDFGGGVVRDNEQMNQQIASVTALGRVGLPDDIGSVVAFLCTEDARWINAQRIEVSGGMML, encoded by the coding sequence ATGGCAGTAAATACAAAAATAGCTCTAGTTACAGGAGGTAGCAGAGGTTTAGGAAAAAATATGGCAATTGCGATTGCAAAAAAAGGACTTGACGTAATTATCACCTACAATAGCAAAAAAGAAGAAGCAGATTTAGTTGTAAAAGAAATTGAAAGTTTAGGTCAAAAAGCGGCTTCATTACAGCTAAATGTTGCTGAATCAAGTACTTTTGATTCTTTCTTTAAAGAAGTAGAATCAACACTAAAAATCACTTTTAAAACAGACAAATTTGATTTTCTAGTAAACAACGCCGGAATCGGAATTCACAATTCATTTATTGGAACAACAGAAGCCGAATTTGATCAATTGACTAACATTCAGTTCAAAGGACCATTTTTCCTAACTCAAAAAGGATTAAACGTAATGAACGACGGTGGCGGAATCGTAAATATTTCAACTGGTTTAGCAAGATTCTCGTTTCCTGGTTATGCAGCTTACGCTTCTATGAAAGGTGCAATGGAAACTTTGACAAAATATCAGGCAAAAGAATTGGGCGCAAGAAAAATTAGAGCCAATATAGTTGCGCCTGGTGCAATCGAAACCGATTTTGGCGGAGGTGTTGTTCGCGACAATGAGCAAATGAACCAGCAAATTGCTTCTGTAACGGCTTTAGGAAGAGTTGGTTTACCAGACGATATTGGCAGTGTAGTTGCCTTTTTATGCACCGAAGATGCACGCTGGATAAACGCTCAAAGAATCGAAGTTTCTGGAGGAATGATGTTGTAA
- a CDS encoding LytR/AlgR family response regulator transcription factor, with product MRETKRCIIVDDEPAAHYVLANYIKQNPQLELVFQGYNGIEAMNYLRENPVDLMFLDINMPEISGMELLKILPTHPKTILTTAYSEFALESYDYGVIDYLLKPIYFPRFLKAIDRFFATESVKQKAEETVNSVSVKVDGYLMDIELDQLLYAQSFGNYVKLHTTKRTYLASITTTEFEKCLPEKSFMRIHKSYIVALDKIDATEKDFVVIKNERIPIGITYKRELTDRLKKLEL from the coding sequence ATGAGAGAAACAAAAAGATGCATTATTGTAGATGACGAACCCGCTGCGCATTATGTTTTGGCGAATTATATCAAACAGAATCCGCAATTGGAATTGGTTTTTCAGGGATATAATGGCATTGAAGCGATGAATTATCTCAGAGAAAATCCAGTCGATTTAATGTTTCTGGATATCAATATGCCTGAAATTTCGGGAATGGAATTGCTTAAAATTCTTCCAACGCATCCTAAAACTATTTTGACTACAGCATATTCTGAATTTGCACTTGAAAGCTACGATTACGGCGTAATTGATTATTTGCTGAAGCCAATCTATTTTCCAAGATTTTTAAAAGCAATTGACCGTTTTTTTGCGACCGAAAGTGTAAAACAAAAGGCAGAAGAAACTGTAAATTCGGTTAGCGTAAAAGTAGACGGTTATTTAATGGATATTGAATTAGATCAGCTTTTATACGCGCAGAGTTTTGGCAATTATGTAAAACTTCACACAACCAAAAGAACTTATCTGGCTTCTATTACCACAACAGAGTTTGAAAAATGCCTGCCAGAAAAGAGTTTTATGCGCATTCATAAATCGTATATCGTGGCGCTGGATAAAATTGATGCAACTGAAAAAGATTTTGTCGTCATTAAAAATGAAAGAATCCCAATCGGAATTACGTATAAAAGAGAACTAACAGACCGATTAAAAAAGCTCGAACTGTAA
- a CDS encoding sensor histidine kinase: protein MNKRIDNILDNKWWQEVAVVLFSFTIYTLKNDWMLFSSFISIAMGVFFYCILYMHAQFNRFFLLPILFKANKPFTYIILTLFGVFVFSVILYEITRMDMFAKCHLYQNSHQRSYAYQLASVLGTLVCILSPIIVFKFYRIHRKQTDAALLFNQMQLNSLKGQLNPHFLFNTFNTLYGISLQFPDRTPDLIMKVSQLMRYQLESNSKQCVSLEDELEFINSYVQLEKERVGYRCDITFESNVDNENAYKISPMLLIAFIENAFKHGTCAIEKCFVKITISVEKGSLHLHVANSIPKKNDVVSTKIGLKNTIERLNLIYGKDYKLDVKDDKQTYIVDLEIQLKKFVG from the coding sequence ATGAACAAAAGAATTGATAACATACTGGATAACAAATGGTGGCAGGAGGTTGCCGTTGTCCTTTTTTCATTTACAATATATACCCTGAAAAATGATTGGATGTTATTTAGTTCCTTCATTTCGATTGCAATGGGTGTGTTTTTTTATTGCATTTTGTACATGCATGCCCAGTTTAATCGCTTTTTTCTCCTTCCGATTTTATTTAAAGCAAACAAACCTTTTACGTATATCATTTTAACGCTATTTGGAGTTTTTGTGTTTTCTGTCATTTTGTATGAAATTACAAGAATGGATATGTTTGCCAAATGCCATTTGTATCAAAACTCACATCAGAGAAGTTATGCGTACCAATTGGCGAGTGTTTTAGGAACTTTGGTCTGCATTCTGAGTCCGATTATTGTTTTTAAGTTTTATCGTATTCACAGAAAACAAACCGATGCGGCTTTATTGTTCAATCAAATGCAATTAAATTCATTGAAAGGGCAATTAAATCCGCATTTTTTGTTCAATACATTTAATACGCTTTACGGAATCAGTCTTCAGTTTCCAGACAGAACGCCCGATTTAATTATGAAGGTTTCGCAGTTAATGCGTTATCAACTAGAAAGTAACAGCAAACAATGTGTTTCTTTAGAAGACGAGCTGGAGTTTATAAATAGTTATGTGCAGTTAGAAAAAGAGCGTGTCGGTTATCGTTGCGATATTACTTTTGAAAGCAATGTTGATAACGAAAATGCGTATAAAATTTCACCTATGCTTTTAATTGCATTTATCGAAAACGCCTTTAAACACGGAACTTGCGCGATTGAAAAATGCTTTGTAAAAATCACCATTTCGGTCGAAAAAGGATCGCTGCATCTTCATGTTGCGAATTCAATTCCGAAGAAAAATGATGTGGTTTCAACTAAAATCGGTTTAAAAAACACCATTGAACGTCTGAATTTAATTTATGGAAAAGATTATAAATTAGATGTTAAAGACGATAAACAGACTTATATTGTAGATTTAGAAATACAGCTTAAAAAGTTTGTAGGATGA
- a CDS encoding efflux RND transporter permease subunit — MNLIRFALRKPISILVLVAGLFFFGIGAIKDIKVDILPKMNLPVIYIAHPFGGYTPDQMEAYFAKNYVNVLPFSNGIKSVETKNIQGLMIMKLTYYEGTNMAQAAAELSALSNRIQAAFPPGTQPPFIIRFDASSLPIGQLVLSSKIRSNNELQDLANVYVRASFTAIPGLLSPAPFGGSPRTIEVNVDPDLLRSHNMTPDQIVDAIRLNNQTAPSGNVRMGDKNYITPTNNTIKEVKDFEQIPLFKGGVQNLKLGDVASVKDGADITAGYALVNGKRSVYISIAKAGDASTWDVVQKLKKELPKIQSTLPEDVNITYEFDQSVYVINSVKSLITEGIIGAVLTGLMVLLFLGDRRAALIVIMTIPISIISGVLFLKLFGQTINLMSLSGLALAIGILVDESTVTIENIHQHLDMGKPKALAIWDACQEIALPKLLILLCILAVFAPAFTMVGIPGALFLPLALAIGFSMVISFLLSQTFVPVMANWMMKGHEKHAHGPEITDDEAEFNDSGLTPESEQNLITQKKDYVERADTNNNGKISAFERFKIRFMRTLDRLFVHKKITTVTYLVGATFLAVLLINFIGKDVFPRTNSSQFQLRMRATDGTRLERTEEQARIVLKELEKMVGKDHIGITSVYVGQHPSLFSINPIYLFMAGSHEAVFQVSLKDYHEDMDDFKDEFRARLKKVLPDTKLSFEPIELTDKVLSQGSPTPIEIRVAGKDKKRNELYATQIVDKLKAISYFRDVQIGQPIHYPAMNIDIDRTRAAELGVDMNDISRSLVASTSSSRYTEKNNWVDEKAGLSYSVQVQVPLNKMKSKTDIGEIPVLKNSLRPVLSDVAKITPGFVSGENDNLGAMPYITVTANIYQTDLGTASKDVSKTISSLGELPRGLFITPIGLSTVLTETLSSLQTGLLVAVFVIFLMLAANFQSFKVSLVILTTVPAVVLGALLMLTITGSTLNLQSYMGIIMSVGVSIANAVLLVTNAEQLRKINGNALESAREAAALRLRPIIMTSVAMIAGMLPMAIGHGEGGDQVSPLGRAVIGGLLFSTFAVLLILPQIFAWAQEKTSTQSVSLDPEDEESIHYISSLKPKNEK, encoded by the coding sequence ATGAATTTAATACGTTTTGCACTCCGCAAACCCATTTCCATTTTAGTATTGGTTGCGGGTCTATTTTTCTTCGGAATTGGTGCCATCAAAGACATTAAGGTAGACATTCTGCCAAAAATGAATTTGCCGGTTATCTATATTGCCCATCCGTTTGGAGGTTACACGCCAGATCAGATGGAGGCTTATTTTGCCAAAAACTACGTAAACGTTTTACCTTTCTCGAACGGTATCAAATCGGTAGAAACCAAAAATATTCAGGGGTTAATGATTATGAAATTAACCTATTATGAAGGAACCAACATGGCTCAGGCAGCTGCCGAGTTAAGTGCTCTTTCGAACAGAATCCAAGCGGCTTTCCCTCCAGGGACACAGCCTCCGTTTATCATTCGTTTTGATGCTTCTTCACTTCCAATTGGGCAATTGGTTTTGAGCAGTAAAATACGTTCCAACAACGAACTGCAGGATTTAGCCAATGTTTACGTTCGTGCTTCGTTTACTGCAATTCCAGGGTTATTATCTCCAGCTCCTTTCGGCGGAAGTCCAAGAACTATTGAGGTAAACGTTGATCCAGATTTATTGCGTTCTCATAATATGACGCCAGACCAGATTGTTGATGCGATTCGTTTGAACAACCAAACAGCGCCATCTGGAAACGTTCGTATGGGCGACAAAAACTATATTACACCAACAAATAATACGATTAAAGAAGTTAAAGATTTTGAACAGATTCCGTTATTCAAAGGAGGGGTTCAGAACTTAAAATTAGGCGATGTTGCTTCTGTAAAAGACGGTGCGGATATCACGGCAGGTTATGCTTTGGTAAACGGAAAACGTTCGGTTTATATTAGTATTGCAAAAGCGGGAGATGCTTCGACTTGGGATGTGGTTCAGAAATTAAAAAAAGAACTTCCTAAAATTCAAAGCACACTTCCTGAAGACGTAAACATTACATACGAATTTGACCAATCGGTTTATGTAATCAACTCGGTTAAAAGTTTGATTACTGAGGGAATTATTGGTGCGGTTCTAACGGGATTAATGGTTTTATTATTCTTGGGCGACCGTCGTGCCGCTTTAATCGTTATTATGACGATTCCGATTTCGATTATTTCTGGAGTTTTATTCCTGAAATTATTCGGCCAAACCATCAACTTAATGTCTCTATCAGGATTAGCTTTGGCCATTGGTATTTTGGTGGATGAAAGTACCGTAACGATCGAAAATATTCACCAGCATCTCGACATGGGAAAACCAAAAGCACTCGCCATTTGGGATGCCTGTCAAGAAATTGCTTTACCTAAATTATTGATCTTACTTTGTATTCTGGCAGTATTTGCGCCAGCATTTACTATGGTTGGTATTCCGGGAGCGTTGTTCTTGCCTTTGGCTTTGGCAATTGGTTTCTCAATGGTTATTTCATTTTTACTGTCTCAGACTTTTGTACCTGTAATGGCCAACTGGATGATGAAAGGACATGAAAAACACGCACACGGACCAGAAATTACAGACGATGAAGCTGAGTTTAACGACAGCGGTTTAACGCCAGAATCAGAACAAAATCTAATCACTCAGAAAAAGGATTATGTAGAAAGAGCAGATACTAATAACAACGGAAAAATTAGTGCTTTCGAACGTTTCAAGATTCGTTTCATGCGAACTTTAGACCGTTTGTTTGTTCATAAAAAAATAACGACTGTAACCTATTTGGTTGGAGCAACATTTTTAGCAGTTCTATTGATCAATTTTATCGGAAAAGACGTTTTCCCGAGAACCAATTCTAGTCAGTTTCAATTGAGAATGAGAGCAACAGACGGAACGCGTTTGGAAAGAACCGAAGAACAAGCTAGAATTGTTTTAAAAGAATTGGAAAAAATGGTCGGTAAAGATCATATCGGAATCACATCTGTATATGTGGGTCAGCACCCTTCTCTATTCTCCATCAACCCGATTTATCTGTTCATGGCAGGTTCTCACGAAGCGGTTTTCCAAGTGAGCTTGAAAGACTATCATGAAGATATGGACGATTTTAAAGATGAGTTTAGAGCAAGACTTAAAAAAGTGCTTCCTGATACTAAACTTTCTTTTGAGCCAATCGAATTGACAGATAAAGTTTTAAGCCAAGGTTCTCCTACTCCAATTGAGATTCGAGTGGCTGGAAAAGACAAAAAACGAAACGAATTGTATGCGACTCAAATTGTAGACAAACTAAAAGCGATTTCGTATTTCAGAGACGTTCAAATTGGTCAGCCAATTCATTATCCAGCAATGAATATTGATATTGACAGAACCCGTGCTGCCGAATTGGGAGTTGATATGAATGATATTTCTCGTTCGCTTGTAGCTTCAACTTCATCTTCACGTTATACCGAAAAAAATAACTGGGTCGATGAAAAAGCAGGATTATCGTATTCTGTTCAGGTTCAAGTGCCATTAAATAAAATGAAAAGCAAAACCGATATTGGAGAAATTCCGGTATTGAAAAATTCGCTTCGTCCTGTTTTAAGTGACGTTGCCAAAATTACACCAGGCTTTGTAAGCGGTGAAAATGACAATTTAGGGGCCATGCCGTACATTACCGTTACTGCAAACATCTATCAAACCGATTTGGGGACGGCTTCAAAAGATGTGAGCAAAACAATTAGTTCTTTGGGCGAATTGCCTCGTGGTTTGTTTATCACGCCAATCGGACTAAGTACTGTACTAACAGAGACATTAAGCAGCTTGCAGACAGGATTATTGGTCGCTGTGTTTGTAATCTTCTTAATGCTGGCCGCTAATTTCCAGTCGTTCAAAGTTTCGCTGGTAATTCTAACCACAGTTCCTGCCGTAGTTTTAGGTGCTTTATTAATGCTGACTATTACAGGTTCTACACTTAATTTGCAATCGTACATGGGAATCATTATGTCGGTTGGGGTTTCTATTGCCAACGCCGTTCTTTTGGTTACAAATGCCGAACAGCTCAGAAAAATAAACGGAAATGCGTTAGAATCTGCGCGTGAAGCTGCTGCGTTGCGTCTTCGTCCGATTATCATGACTTCGGTTGCGATGATTGCGGGAATGCTGCCAATGGCAATTGGTCACGGCGAAGGAGGCGATCAGGTTTCTCCGTTAGGAAGAGCGGTTATCGGTGGATTATTATTTTCTACTTTTGCCGTGTTATTAATCCTTCCGCAGATATTTGCGTGGGCACAAGAAAAAACATCGACACAATCTGTTTCTTTAGATCCTGAGGACGAAGAAAGCATCCATTATATCTCATCATTAAAACCAAAAAATGAAAAGTAA
- a CDS encoding SDR family oxidoreductase: MKLSNNKILITGGASGIGLGLAERFIQENNTVIICGRRESVLNDVKAKFPSIITKVCDLSIEQERIALYEWIAANYPDLNVLINNAGIQNWKSITDADFYESMKTEISTNIEAPLHLTSLFIQLPSLKTVMNVTSGLAFSPFAKVPVYSATKAFFRSFTISLRHLLKAKNIEVVEIIPPALNTDLGGIGLHDAHPSVSSFIESIFEQLKEGRQELTFGTSETRLNASAEELRNHFNAMHAS; this comes from the coding sequence ATGAAATTATCAAACAACAAAATTTTAATTACTGGCGGTGCAAGCGGTATCGGACTTGGACTTGCCGAACGATTTATTCAGGAAAACAATACCGTGATTATCTGCGGAAGGAGAGAATCGGTTTTAAACGACGTAAAAGCAAAATTTCCTTCGATTATTACTAAAGTATGCGACTTGTCTATAGAACAGGAACGAATCGCGCTTTACGAATGGATTGCAGCAAATTATCCTGATTTAAACGTTTTAATCAATAATGCAGGAATTCAAAACTGGAAATCAATAACAGATGCTGATTTTTACGAAAGCATGAAAACAGAAATTAGCACCAATATTGAAGCTCCATTGCATTTAACTTCATTATTTATTCAATTACCATCGCTAAAAACAGTGATGAATGTAACCTCTGGATTAGCCTTTTCTCCTTTTGCAAAAGTTCCAGTTTATTCGGCTACAAAAGCGTTTTTTAGATCGTTTACGATTTCGCTACGTCATTTATTAAAAGCTAAAAATATCGAAGTTGTAGAAATTATTCCACCAGCGTTAAACACAGATTTAGGCGGAATCGGACTTCACGACGCACATCCAAGCGTAAGCAGTTTTATCGAATCTATTTTTGAGCAACTTAAAGAAGGGAGACAAGAATTGACTTTCGGAACAAGCGAAACCAGATTAAACGCAAGCGCAGAAGAGTTAAGAAATCATTTTAATGCAATGCATGCTTCTTAA
- a CDS encoding helix-turn-helix domain-containing protein, with product MKSLDSFYQDITERSTVDPTSLLPNDIQKEIGHFNVFDIKELLERMKGKPGMPYDRRAYYKISLIRGHNKAEYADKVIEIEKQGLLFATPKIPYNYLPQDTNQGGQFCVFTSEFLSKSKSGIDLDELPIFASDGYPIFQLSDEEVSEVELIFNKIQKEINSDYIYKYDLIRNYVAELIHFGQKLQPITALYSKHNSAARVSSLFAELLERQFPIESPNQRLELRTAKDFAERLSVHVNHLNKVLKENTGKTTTELITNRLTNEAKILLKQTDWNISEIAYSLGFEELAHFSNFFKKQTSFTPIAFRA from the coding sequence ATGAAATCCCTAGATTCATTTTACCAAGATATTACTGAACGTTCAACTGTTGATCCCACTTCCTTATTGCCAAACGACATTCAAAAAGAAATCGGACATTTTAATGTTTTCGATATTAAAGAACTTTTGGAGCGTATGAAAGGAAAGCCTGGAATGCCTTATGACAGAAGAGCTTATTACAAAATAAGTTTAATTAGAGGTCACAACAAAGCGGAATATGCCGATAAAGTAATCGAAATCGAAAAACAGGGATTATTATTTGCAACACCAAAAATTCCGTACAATTATTTACCGCAAGACACCAATCAAGGCGGACAGTTTTGTGTTTTTACCAGCGAGTTTTTATCTAAAAGTAAAAGCGGAATCGATCTGGACGAACTTCCAATTTTCGCCTCAGACGGTTATCCGATTTTTCAGCTTTCTGACGAAGAAGTTTCAGAAGTTGAATTGATTTTCAATAAAATACAAAAAGAAATTAATTCTGATTATATTTACAAATACGATTTAATTCGAAATTATGTGGCTGAATTAATTCATTTCGGACAAAAATTACAGCCTATTACAGCATTGTATTCGAAACATAATTCGGCTGCGAGGGTTTCTTCTTTATTTGCTGAATTATTAGAAAGACAATTCCCTATTGAATCCCCAAATCAAAGATTGGAATTGAGAACCGCAAAAGATTTTGCGGAAAGATTATCCGTTCATGTAAATCATTTAAATAAGGTTTTAAAGGAAAACACCGGAAAAACCACAACAGAATTAATTACAAACCGATTAACAAACGAAGCTAAAATACTCTTGAAACAAACCGATTGGAATATTTCTGAAATCGCCTATTCACTTGGTTTTGAGGAATTAGCACATTTCTCTAATTTCTTTAAAAAGCAGACTTCTTTTACGCCGATTGCTTTTAGAGCTTAA